One window of Dehalobacterium formicoaceticum genomic DNA carries:
- a CDS encoding complex I subunit 4 family protein has product MSSLLLAIIILAPIFGALTILFIPDKEEVIIKCTAALFTFISLVASIVCYLNYDVAKGGMQFNLDIPWVNEFGIRFSLGVDGISLPLILLTALVIFTGVFASWDMHHRIKEFFIFLLVLVSGVFGVFASRDLFFFYLFFEVAVIPMYILIGVWGSTRKEYAAMKLTLYLLVGSAFILMGAIAMFLYVADPVKGLGIRTFDIATLASIKYDPFFQKFAFFLMMVGFGFLVPMWPLHTWSPDGHVAAPTAVSMLHAGVLMKLGGYGLIRVGLFCFPEGAHYWAPLIATLCTVNATYGAFVAMVQKDLKFVIGYSSVSHMGYVLLGIASLNTVGIDGAVAQMFAHGIMTALFFSIVGNIYHKAHTRQIADFGGLAHQMPRVAYSFLIAGLASLGLPGLFNFVAEFSIFTGAIQVYPVRAVISIFAIVVTAIYVLRVMMRVFFGPRNPRWDALPDAKGVEIVPFVILSGTLILLGVFPDLLMNLINNGVVPLAEKVAAFKMGGIF; this is encoded by the coding sequence ATGTCCTCTTTATTATTAGCGATTATTATTCTGGCACCGATTTTCGGCGCTTTGACGATTTTGTTTATCCCGGATAAAGAAGAGGTGATCATTAAATGCACCGCAGCCCTCTTCACCTTTATCTCACTGGTGGCCTCTATTGTTTGTTATTTGAACTATGATGTGGCCAAGGGAGGGATGCAGTTCAACCTGGATATTCCCTGGGTTAATGAGTTTGGGATTCGCTTTTCCTTAGGAGTGGACGGAATCAGTCTGCCATTAATCCTTTTGACCGCTTTGGTGATCTTTACGGGAGTTTTTGCTTCCTGGGATATGCACCATCGCATCAAGGAATTCTTTATTTTCCTCCTGGTCCTGGTGTCCGGTGTTTTTGGAGTTTTTGCTTCCAGGGATCTGTTCTTCTTTTACCTCTTCTTTGAGGTGGCGGTGATCCCTATGTATATCCTGATTGGGGTTTGGGGTAGTACCCGCAAAGAATATGCGGCCATGAAATTAACCCTGTATCTTTTGGTGGGGAGTGCCTTTATTCTTATGGGTGCCATCGCCATGTTCCTCTATGTGGCGGATCCGGTGAAGGGGTTAGGCATACGTACCTTTGATATTGCTACCTTGGCCAGTATTAAGTACGATCCATTCTTCCAAAAATTTGCTTTCTTCCTGATGATGGTCGGATTTGGCTTCCTGGTTCCCATGTGGCCTTTACACACCTGGTCTCCCGATGGTCACGTGGCGGCACCTACGGCAGTGAGTATGCTGCACGCCGGAGTATTGATGAAACTGGGTGGTTATGGTTTAATCCGGGTAGGTCTTTTCTGCTTCCCGGAAGGGGCTCATTATTGGGCACCTTTAATTGCTACCCTTTGTACGGTAAATGCCACCTACGGCGCATTTGTTGCCATGGTGCAGAAGGACTTGAAATTTGTCATTGGATACTCTTCCGTGAGTCACATGGGTTATGTGTTGTTAGGGATCGCCTCCTTAAATACGGTGGGTATTGATGGCGCCGTGGCCCAAATGTTTGCCCACGGAATTATGACCGCTCTATTCTTCTCCATTGTGGGTAATATTTATCATAAGGCTCATACCAGGCAGATTGCGGATTTTGGTGGTTTAGCTCACCAAATGCCCCGGGTGGCTTATAGTTTCCTGATTGCCGGTTTAGCCTCTCTGGGGTTACCTGGTCTCTTTAACTTCGTCGCGGAGTTTTCCATCTTTACCGGTGCGATCCAGGTTTATCCGGTACGAGCGGTGATTTCTATTTTTGCCATTGTAGTTACGGCCATTTATGTTCTTCGGGTTATGATGCGGGTCTTCTTCGGCCCCAGAAATCCTCGTTGGGATGCATTGCCGGACGCCAAAGGAGTGGAGATTGTTCCCTTTGTGATTCTTTCCGGGACTTTAATCCTATTGGGGGTTTTCCCTGATTTGTTGATGAACTTGATTAATAACGGTGTCGTACCTCTCGCGGAGAAAGTCGCCGCCTTCAAGATGGGAGGGATATTCTAA
- a CDS encoding NADH-quinone oxidoreductase subunit N gives MNLELLTTEIIVALLSLFILVLGLVTPAGQKKGIGYFTCFSLAVTLIIACTLHGVSGTAFGAMYVVDPFSSFFKITFLVAALLIAMFSVSYVEKLGYHQGEFFALMVFALLGMMLMVSAADFIIFYVALEMMTIPFIVLTAFRHGDKKSSEAGMKYMLLSAMSSAVLLYGLSILYGMAGSTQYADVLAMLSAGSLQPFTVMGLVFLIAAFGFKISMVPFHMWSPDIYEGAPTPVTAFLAVGSKTAALAAMLRMFMTVIPDTRDVWMILVIILCALTIVLGNFVAIPQTNIKRMLAYSSIAHAGYLLMGLVAFTDLGVSAIMYYALIYVFANAGAFACITAFGNYTGSDEIKDYTGMWKRSPVISAVLLLCLLSLGGIPPMAGFVGKFYLFTAVIDQGYLWLAFLGIGMSMVSAYYYLIVAKVMFFGEPAEETTIPIPVGTKTVMYVCAFFSLFLGVYPAPLTSIVTKVAQLFFPM, from the coding sequence ATGAATCTGGAACTCTTAACAACTGAAATAATTGTTGCCCTATTATCTCTGTTTATTTTGGTGCTGGGTCTTGTGACCCCTGCCGGGCAAAAGAAGGGCATTGGCTATTTTACCTGTTTCAGTTTAGCCGTTACCCTGATTATTGCTTGTACTCTGCACGGTGTTTCAGGTACGGCCTTTGGAGCTATGTATGTGGTGGATCCCTTCAGCAGTTTCTTTAAGATCACTTTCCTCGTGGCCGCTTTATTGATCGCCATGTTTTCCGTAAGCTACGTGGAAAAGCTGGGTTATCATCAGGGTGAGTTCTTCGCGTTGATGGTCTTTGCTTTGCTGGGCATGATGCTCATGGTTTCGGCAGCAGATTTTATCATCTTTTACGTTGCCTTGGAAATGATGACAATTCCCTTTATCGTGCTTACCGCTTTTCGTCATGGGGATAAAAAGTCTTCCGAGGCAGGGATGAAGTACATGCTCTTAAGTGCCATGTCTTCTGCAGTTCTTCTTTACGGCTTGAGTATTCTTTACGGAATGGCCGGTTCCACCCAATACGCTGATGTACTGGCCATGCTTTCAGCCGGTTCATTGCAGCCTTTCACGGTGATGGGACTCGTTTTCTTAATTGCTGCCTTCGGTTTTAAAATCTCGATGGTGCCTTTTCATATGTGGTCTCCGGATATTTACGAAGGTGCACCGACACCTGTTACGGCTTTCCTGGCTGTGGGCTCTAAAACGGCTGCTTTGGCCGCCATGTTGCGTATGTTTATGACCGTTATTCCGGATACCAGGGATGTATGGATGATTTTAGTGATTATACTATGCGCTTTAACCATCGTTTTGGGGAACTTTGTGGCGATTCCTCAAACCAATATTAAAAGAATGCTGGCCTATTCCAGTATTGCCCATGCCGGTTATCTCTTAATGGGCTTAGTGGCTTTCACCGATTTAGGTGTTTCCGCTATTATGTATTACGCCCTGATCTATGTCTTTGCCAATGCGGGGGCTTTCGCCTGTATTACTGCATTTGGCAATTACACCGGGAGTGACGAAATCAAGGATTATACCGGGATGTGGAAACGGTCTCCGGTGATTTCAGCCGTGCTCTTATTATGCTTGCTTTCCCTGGGGGGTATTCCTCCCATGGCAGGGTTTGTAGGTAAATTTTATCTCTTTACCGCCGTTATCGACCAGGGTTATCTTTGGCTGGCTTTCTTAGGGATTGGTATGAGCATGGTTTCTGCATATTACTACCTGATCGTAGCCAAGGTGATGTTCTTTGGTGAACCGGCAGAAGAGACCACCATTCCTATTCCGGTGGGTACCAAAACGGTCATGTATGTCTGTGCTTTTTTCTCCCTTTTCTTAGGGGTTTATCCAGCACCTTTGACCAGTATCGTAACTAAGGTAGCTCAGTTGTTTTTTCCCATGTAA
- a CDS encoding RCC1 domain-containing protein produces the protein MQFYSGSSIRTNQCYSNCGRNLALKSDGTIWSWGKNNEGQLGDNSTTNRYSPVQIEGLTGVVGVAADDGHSLSVTSDGSVWFWGWSGDGAVPVEVPTLSDMTAISGGLEHNLALKDNGKAYAWGMNYYGQIGD, from the coding sequence TTGCAATTTTACTCCGGTTCAAGTATCAGGACTAACCAATGCTATAGCAATTGCGGAAGGAATTTAGCATTAAAAAGCGATGGAACGATCTGGTCTTGGGGAAAAAATAATGAAGGACAGCTTGGCGACAATTCGACAACAAACAGATATTCACCGGTACAGATAGAAGGTTTAACCGGAGTAGTGGGGGTTGCTGCCGATGATGGTCATTCCCTGTCTGTCACATCTGATGGATCGGTTTGGTTTTGGGGCTGGTCAGGGGATGGAGCAGTACCCGTAGAGGTACCTACATTAAGTGACATGACCGCAATATCCGGGGGGTTAGAACATAATTTAGCGTTAAAAGACAATGGTAAAGCTTACGCTTGGGGAATGAATTATTACGGTCAAATTGGAGACTGA
- a CDS encoding S8 family peptidase: protein MKNSICKNFLIIIVLFSLIMSSISVFAVEQLNTEDNKTAEQEKLLNDVEKLRDLQMNIQAEEVPEAFWTNRFIVKFKDNNNDQGKDKISGSLKDMVKSYKKTKKKNIEVIYTTKKLNPKKVIDKISLNEEIEFIQPDYKLSLASEDMYFGEQWGLFNQYPIYMETEPVNQEIDEENNDLKNNEAKPVLQGDKLHGFDANVVPAWGESTGQGAVVALLDTGIDVSHYDLENNIWKNKGEIAGNGIDDDGNGYVDDVNGWNFTDNSNKVQNVSKNEWHGTHIAGIIGSEKDNETEIAGISPGAKIMPLKVFADGEAYTSDIIDAIEYASQMGAQIANCSWSSAFENNALKGVMRESNLIFVAAAGNNGWDIDKQSVFPASFDLDNIITVASINDEGFLSAFSNYGQASVDIAAPGENIISTIPGNDVGFKDGTSMAAAFVSGEIALLLGQNSQLSKDEIRSKILNFSDKMSSLIGKTYNSSKINVENAVKGIVNDEVIDINGSTGIINTTETYSTEPEVQIFTESTVGYESKQISAGMNHSLLLQDGIVWSWGGNEYGQLGDGTKQNKTVPVQVSGLNNITAVYACLHHSIALKSDGTVWTWGFNSYGQLGDGTITSRNTPVQVSGLTNVIAILLRFKYQD from the coding sequence GTGAAAAATAGTATTTGCAAAAACTTTCTTATAATTATTGTGCTTTTTAGCCTGATTATGTCAAGTATTTCTGTATTTGCAGTTGAACAATTGAATACTGAAGACAACAAAACAGCTGAGCAGGAAAAATTATTAAATGACGTGGAGAAGTTACGAGATCTTCAAATGAACATTCAAGCTGAGGAAGTACCCGAAGCATTTTGGACTAACCGCTTCATTGTTAAGTTTAAAGACAATAACAACGATCAAGGTAAAGATAAAATATCCGGAAGTCTGAAAGACATGGTTAAAAGTTACAAAAAAACAAAAAAGAAAAATATCGAAGTGATATATACCACCAAGAAACTTAACCCTAAAAAGGTCATAGATAAGATATCCCTTAACGAAGAGATAGAGTTTATTCAACCCGATTATAAATTGAGCTTGGCTTCCGAGGATATGTATTTTGGGGAACAATGGGGATTATTTAACCAATATCCAATATATATGGAAACAGAGCCTGTAAATCAGGAAATTGACGAAGAAAATAATGATCTTAAAAATAACGAAGCGAAACCTGTTTTACAGGGAGATAAATTACATGGTTTTGATGCTAACGTAGTTCCTGCCTGGGGGGAAAGCACAGGACAGGGAGCAGTTGTTGCTCTGCTTGATACCGGTATTGATGTTTCACATTATGACCTAGAAAATAATATTTGGAAAAATAAAGGGGAAATAGCAGGTAACGGTATAGATGATGATGGCAATGGGTATGTTGACGATGTTAATGGCTGGAATTTTACTGATAATTCCAATAAAGTTCAGAATGTGAGTAAAAATGAATGGCACGGAACACATATTGCAGGAATAATTGGGTCAGAGAAGGATAATGAAACTGAAATTGCCGGTATCTCTCCCGGGGCAAAGATTATGCCACTCAAAGTTTTTGCAGATGGTGAGGCTTACACCAGTGACATTATTGACGCAATAGAATATGCCTCTCAAATGGGAGCTCAGATTGCCAATTGTAGTTGGAGTTCTGCTTTCGAAAATAATGCCTTGAAAGGGGTAATGAGAGAATCAAACTTAATTTTTGTAGCAGCGGCGGGCAATAATGGTTGGGATATTGATAAACAATCAGTTTTTCCTGCTTCCTTTGATTTAGATAATATAATAACAGTTGCTTCGATAAACGATGAAGGGTTTTTATCTGCTTTTTCAAATTATGGACAAGCCTCTGTGGATATTGCAGCTCCCGGAGAAAACATTATAAGTACGATCCCGGGGAACGATGTGGGCTTTAAAGATGGAACTTCAATGGCAGCAGCTTTTGTTTCTGGAGAAATAGCACTATTATTGGGACAAAATTCACAATTAAGTAAAGATGAAATCAGAAGTAAAATCCTTAATTTCTCTGACAAGATGTCTTCACTAATAGGAAAAACTTATAATAGCAGTAAGATAAATGTTGAAAATGCGGTGAAAGGTATTGTTAATGATGAAGTGATTGACATAAACGGGAGCACCGGTATCATAAATACTACTGAGACATATTCAACAGAACCAGAAGTTCAGATTTTCACTGAATCGACTGTGGGATATGAATCTAAACAAATATCTGCAGGGATGAATCATAGCCTTTTATTACAAGATGGTATTGTATGGTCATGGGGCGGTAATGAATATGGTCAACTTGGGGATGGAACAAAGCAAAATAAGACAGTACCTGTCCAGGTCTCAGGTTTAAATAATATAACTGCAGTTTATGCTTGTTTGCATCATAGCATAGCATTAAAGAGTGATGGCACAGTATGGACATGGGGATTCAATAGCTACGGACAGCTTGGCGATGGGACAATAACAAGTAGAAATACCCCGGTTCAAGTATCAGGACTGACCAATGTGATTGCAATTTTACTCCGGTTCAAGTATCAGGACTAA